The sequence below is a genomic window from Acetivibrio clariflavus DSM 19732.
AAATGGTTATCCGCGGACCTCAGGAAGGGTTTAATGAATCTTTAAGGACCAATACAGGTCTTATCAGAAAAATTTTAAAGGATGCTGCATTGGTGGTTGAAAATATAGCTGTCGGCAAACGAAGCAGAACACCATGTGCCCTTATGTATATAAAAGATATTGCAAATGACTCCCTGGTGGATGAGGTTAGAAGACGGCTTAATGGAGTAGATATAGACTACCTGATTGACTCGGGAGAGTTGGAACAACTTATTGAAGATAACTCTTTTCTGGCTGTGCCGCAAATTATGGCTACCGAAAGGCCTGACAGGGTTGCTGCCATGCTTACTGAAGGCAAGGTTGCGGTTATTGTCCAGGGAAGCCCATTTGCATTGGTAATGCCTGCAACCCATATTGACCTTTTCCATTCGTCGGAGGATTCCTATATTAGGTTTCCCTATGCCAATTTAGTTAGAATAATAAGGGTGTGTGCCGTAGCAATGTCGCTATTGCTTCCCGGGTTATTTGTTGCAATAACCAATTATCATCATGAGATGATTCCGACAGATCTTTTGTTTGCCATTGAAGCATCCAGGGAGAGGGTACCTTTTCCTTCACTGGTAGAAATACTTATTATGGAATTTGCCTTTGAGTTTATTAGGGAAGCCGGAGTAAGAATACCGGGACCGCTTGGGCCTACTCTGGGTATAATCGGAGGTTTAATACTTGGTCAGGCGGCTGTTGCAGCAAATATTGTAAGTCCCATTCTGATTATTATAGTGGCTGTTACAGGTATAGGCTCTTTTGCAATTCCCAATTTCAGTTTGGGGTATGCGTACAGAGTATTAAGGTTTGCATATATTTTCCTCGGTGCAACTGCAGGTTTTTTTGGAATAACGGCAGGACTTTATTTACAGGGGATATGGCTGGCTGCAGCCAAATCATTCGGTGTTCCGTTTTTATCTCCTTTAGGTCCTGTAACAAAAGGAGCTATGTCGGACCAGATTTTTAGGGCACCTATATGGAAACAGGAAAAACGTGCAGATTATCTTAATGTGAAGAAAAATAGAAAACAACCTGAAATCAGCATAAAGTGGATGAAAAATGACGAAAAGAAGTAATATAAATAGTTGTATTAGAAAAATAAAATTTGCTTATAGTAAAAATTATGGAGGGGAGGTTTTTCAATTGAATGATATCCGTTTCGGTAACGTTGAAGCAACTTTTATGATTGTAAATGCTATGAGTATGCAGCTATTTTTGGGACTGCCGCGCAGAATGACTGAAGCTGGCGGCCCGGCAGGCTGGATGATACCTTTATATACATTAATAATTAGCTTACTTATCTTCTTCTTCATTTCAAAATTGTATTCAAAATTCGAAGGCAAGGATTTAATTGATATTGCCCAGGTTGCAGGGGGAAGCATTGGACGTTTGGTAATCGGAATAATTTTTATATTAAACTACATTTTTATATTATCTGTTTTGTTAAGAATATTTGGGGAGGATATAAAAATATTTGCTTTAAATCAGTCTCCTTTAAGCTTTGTAATTATGTTCTTTATTATAGTAATGATTATAGCTTCCTATGTGGGTATTGAGAGCATTGTGAGAATTAATGTAATTATTCTGCCAATTACGGCTGTGGCTCTTCTTATTGTCTTTTTAGGTAATATCCATTTCATGGATGCTACAAATCTATTACCTATATTTGGAACTGGGATAGATAAAATTTTTGTTAAAGAAATATCCAGAATATCAATTTATTCAGCTCTTAGTTCAATATTTTTTATTACCCCTTTTGTAGGAAATAAAAAAGACTTTAAAAAAATCGGATACAACAGTCTAATAATTACCGGTATTTTATTGACTTTAGGAACCTTGCTTTACATACTGGTAGTGCCTTATCCGACATCTACCGAGTATTTTATTCCATATTTGCATTTGGCTAGATATGTAGCTTTCGGGAGATTCTTTCAAAGAATTGAATCTATATTCATTCTTATGTGGACTTTAGCTGCATTTTCTTACTTAAGTGCAGGTTTGTATTTATTGTTGTATGTAATTAAAAAGACATTCAAATTGGAATATTACCAACCTTTAGCTATTCCTGTTGCAGTAATCTTGTTTACTATATGTTTTTGGCCGGAAAGTTTAATGTCTTCGGTTAGAATAGAAGGGGAAATTGTAAGGCGGTTTGCCTGGATTGTCACTTTTGTTGTTCCGATTGCAGTATTGATAATTGCAAATCTGGTTATAAGAAAAAAAGGTGGTGATAAGTGTGGCGGTAAAGTATAGAATTTTTGCTTTTATTCTTATTGTCATCTTGCAATGCATCATATTGACCGGATGTTTTGACAAAAGGGAGCCCGACGATATGGCTTACCCTATAGCATTGGGATTTGATAAAGGCAGTACTAATGAATTGAGGATGACTATGCAAATAGCAGTTCCTACAAATATAGCCGGTGGAGAGTCGGGAGGAGGGGGAGATGGAGAAAGCAGCTCGACGGTTATTGCTGTTGAAACACCTAGCATATATTCGGG
It includes:
- a CDS encoding GerAB/ArcD/ProY family transporter; amino-acid sequence: MNDIRFGNVEATFMIVNAMSMQLFLGLPRRMTEAGGPAGWMIPLYTLIISLLIFFFISKLYSKFEGKDLIDIAQVAGGSIGRLVIGIIFILNYIFILSVLLRIFGEDIKIFALNQSPLSFVIMFFIIVMIIASYVGIESIVRINVIILPITAVALLIVFLGNIHFMDATNLLPIFGTGIDKIFVKEISRISIYSALSSIFFITPFVGNKKDFKKIGYNSLIITGILLTLGTLLYILVVPYPTSTEYFIPYLHLARYVAFGRFFQRIESIFILMWTLAAFSYLSAGLYLLLYVIKKTFKLEYYQPLAIPVAVILFTICFWPESLMSSVRIEGEIVRRFAWIVTFVVPIAVLIIANLVIRKKGGDKCGGKV
- a CDS encoding spore germination protein — translated: MADIKKLIKDWFTFKEPEKFEKFILKEKESETRDHREDNDSDEKKVESEKGQSEGNSENIKRNESTGSKKRGIKSQFAPIMQIGAKDNKKEEKCECEDNEKKEKEEEQKDVSSMTKVSKKLSDNIAYLKQKYTVPASADVVIREFHITVKDKTIPACIIFIDGLVNTDVMDMAILQPLMLLSNLDIKEDEYDVEEIVKSRLLPHNQVKIVEDFSEIVGDVNFGGCGIFIDGIDVAFTADIKGWKGRGIDRPNTEMVIRGPQEGFNESLRTNTGLIRKILKDAALVVENIAVGKRSRTPCALMYIKDIANDSLVDEVRRRLNGVDIDYLIDSGELEQLIEDNSFLAVPQIMATERPDRVAAMLTEGKVAVIVQGSPFALVMPATHIDLFHSSEDSYIRFPYANLVRIIRVCAVAMSLLLPGLFVAITNYHHEMIPTDLLFAIEASRERVPFPSLVEILIMEFAFEFIREAGVRIPGPLGPTLGIIGGLILGQAAVAANIVSPILIIIVAVTGIGSFAIPNFSLGYAYRVLRFAYIFLGATAGFFGITAGLYLQGIWLAAAKSFGVPFLSPLGPVTKGAMSDQIFRAPIWKQEKRADYLNVKKNRKQPEISIKWMKNDEKK